The Planctomycetaceae bacterium genome has a segment encoding these proteins:
- a CDS encoding SDR family NAD(P)-dependent oxidoreductase — MKDQVALITGASAGIGLAVSRALAAQGCRLVLAARSPERLLAAQQQIDPSGEGSLVFPADVSDPNDLSRLVDAAIERFGAIDILINNAGVDCFCHFESVPIDQILQTIEINLTGTILLTRLVIPHMLSQGRGTIINMASTAGKHCPPYGAVYGATKAGLIAFTQGLRGEFLDRGISSTAICPGFTASGGIYDRIVAATGRRTSTVLGGTTAEKVADGVVKAVRSGAPEIIINYPPIRPASVFREIFPRLGERLANRVSRKFTRRAADADSEQATGR, encoded by the coding sequence ATGAAAGACCAGGTTGCTCTGATAACCGGCGCTTCTGCCGGAATCGGGCTGGCAGTATCCCGGGCTTTGGCAGCACAGGGATGCCGGCTTGTGCTGGCCGCCCGGTCGCCGGAACGACTGCTGGCCGCTCAGCAGCAGATCGATCCCAGCGGAGAAGGGTCCCTGGTGTTTCCTGCGGATGTATCCGATCCCAACGATCTTTCGCGCCTCGTCGACGCGGCGATCGAACGTTTTGGTGCGATCGACATTCTGATCAACAATGCCGGCGTCGACTGTTTTTGTCACTTCGAGTCGGTGCCGATCGACCAGATTCTGCAGACGATCGAAATCAATCTGACGGGTACGATACTGCTGACGCGGCTGGTGATTCCGCACATGCTGAGTCAGGGGCGCGGCACGATCATCAACATGGCCTCGACAGCCGGCAAGCACTGTCCGCCATACGGTGCCGTGTACGGCGCGACCAAAGCCGGCTTGATCGCGTTCACGCAGGGACTTCGCGGCGAGTTTCTGGACCGCGGCATTTCATCGACGGCCATCTGTCCCGGCTTCACGGCGTCGGGAGGCATCTATGACCGGATTGTGGCGGCAACCGGACGTCGAACCTCGACGGTGCTGGGAGGAACAACTGCCGAGAAGGTGGCAGACGGTGTTGTGAAGGCCGTCCGGTCCGGCGCTCCGGAAATCATCATCAACTATCCGCCCATTCGGCCGGCTTCGGTCTTTCGGGAGATCTTCCCGCGTCTCGGCGAGCGGCTGGCGAACCGGGTCTCACGAAAATTCACCAGACGTGCCGCCGATGCGGACAGTGAGCAGGCGACTGGCCGGTGA